The window aaataaataaatatacatatgtatatatatttatttatttgtatgtacatttttttttttttttttttgcgACCCATAAATTTCATCCATCTTCTCATAATGaacaaattaaattttgaaaaaaaaaaaaaaaatgggGATACTAGTGAATGTGAAAAAAGCCAAGATTCTGACGATGAAATAATGGTTGttaatagaaaaataaaatccAAAATTTACCTAACTCcagataaaaaaaaaaaaaatgaggTTAAAAATAACCATCAAGTAAAGAAAATGTATACTAACACATTTCAATCGAATGATAATATCCATAGTAAAGGTACAAACATTCGTTCAATAAAAAATCTGTCTTCTTTTCATGTTCATAATAAAGActataaattaaataaaaatgtaacTTCAATTATTATGGACCAAAAAGATAAAAACGATATTAATAGGTcaagtaaaaaaaaacatgaGAATAAAACAGCTTTGGAAAGTATCATGAAAACAGGAATAAATACATTACAGAGTAATGAGAAAAAAGtagatatatatgaacaaaatgtagaaacaaaagaaaatgatttaagtaataatgaaatatatatttctgatgatataaaaaaggaagtaaacaaaaataatcataataataattattcaaGGGATGGTAATATTAAccaaaataaaagtaataataataaaaattattatactTCATATGGTGAAATAATACATGATGAAAACGTTAAATGTGGGCAAAATAATACCATCAAAGATGTAAAcgaacaaaaaaaaaaaaatttctaTTATAATTCTGAGACAAATAAAGATGATTCTTATACATtaaatcataatatatcCACAATTAAAGACAACAActatataaatacacaAAGCTCTTCTCTTATAAAATTTGATGATTTTGCCCttgaagaaataaataaagaattagAAAAGCTTAttgaagaagaaaatgatatacaagaaaaattaatttatttgacggataaagaattagatataacaataaaattaaaaaatataaagcacaagaaaaatatacaagaaatagaaaataaaaagaaggAATATCAAGGTGAATATctaacataaaataaataaaccaaataataatactgaaaatattttaaaaaaagaaaaaaaacaaactACAAAATTTCGTACGGATAAATTTCAAGTACATTTCTTTTATGTGTTTATACACAAATacaatttaaaataaaaaagggCACCAAATAttctaaatatattgatagCACAAGggtaatatatatattacaatttaaacaaaatataaggaagaaaaaaaaaaaaaaaaaaaaaaaatatgaaaatataattaaaataaataaataaatatatatatatataatatatatatgatacaaaaggaatatttacaaacacataattcatttataaagaataaaatacacaaataagaataattatataatttgttttttttttttttaaatgtcataattaattttctttatcatcatctttgttattttatttatatttataaaaaaggagaaaaaaaatttttttttttttaaaacacATATTTCCATAgggaaatatatatttacacgtatattatacatatatttatttatatatattaatctgaaaaaaaatatatgcgtggaaatatatatatatatatatatatattatattatatagtacttatatatatacgtttttatgatattcttttttttttaaatatttataaatatatatgtatattttagcgatttaaaaaaaaattaatttttttttttttttttcttaaattctataaataacgaattattaatttttccATTTTGAAACTTTTAAACagttttattattttaaatgaaatataatataattatattatatatatatatatataaagtaatgtaatataatattatattatattatatattattttatttttatttttgaaaatatgccatgtttaaaaaaattagttatatattattaaataatagtaaatatatattataacaatgtaatgtttatgtatatgagtatgttatataattatatttttattttcacAAGTTAAGATGTAAGgtaattgtatatattatacaataataataatatttttaaaatatgcatattatattacttttaattaattaggggtattatatgtatatattataaatataataatatatatataaatataaatatatatatatatatatatatatttatatttactaAAATCAAAGgagatataatattttcatagATAACTTGTCAATTATTGAAAACATAGGAACATAATTAACATTTAAAGTAATTTAATAGTTTCTAgacaaataaaaaagaaaataaaaaaaaaatgagaacacaagaaaatgtatttaattatattatcataaagtacaaaaagaaatgtaattatataaaacaaaagaCAGCAGATAAAgaagtaaaataaaagaatatatatttttttatattatgtagaaacataaaaatttataatgagatatgatataaaaataatttacaacatattatatgtatatatatatatatatatatttaaacatttacatattttatttatttatttattattatatatatatatttatatttttttttttttgtgcaagcataaaaaataaaaaaaatgtagttacattttaattttttgtataaatagaaaaaaatgaaaggTAAGTATTTATGCTCTTATTAAGCACaagtaataattttaaaaaagtaaaGCCTACGAGAAAATAatgacatatatatttgatgaTATTCAtaggaaatatatatatatatatatatatatataatatgtatatatattcaatatgtacatatatataagtgtATGCATATCTACCTTCATCCaatgatttttttaatattatttttatcatttttagTTTAAAAATCTGTAGTGttaaatatgaattaattattattgaatatttttcacaaatttattatcttgttaaatttatacatttatatatataaatatatatatatatatacataaacaaatttttttatatgtattttttttttcttttcttttttatcttAAAGTAAGGTAATTAATATTGTCCTTATAGACAATTTACAATTAATAGAATGgttattaaataaaaattcgTATTAAGTAGGAACAGGAAACAAAACTAAAACaacaacatatatatatatatatatataatatatatacatacatacatacacatatatttgtatttatataatatccTTTCAATTATGTCCAAAGATAAGAGAAACTGGTTTGCATCCAATTCTTTTGATTCTAGCAACGACGAAAAAAAATCTAAGAATggaaataaaatttataaatcaAAACATGAAGAGAATAGTCCTGATGGTgattcatataaaataaataataacgaaaaagaaaaaagtaaagaaaaattaaaaaaagatcaaaagaaaaaatctaaagaaatttataattcatttaattcTCCTAATTCTACTAGTAGCGATTCGGATGAAAATGGATTACATCTAAATTTTTCCAACGCATCaagtaatatttttaatatatatgttatatgtaaatatacgtattatatatgtagcatgtatatgttttttaaaaaaaagataataaatatatatatatatatatatatatttttaattgtGTAGGTTCGAGTAGTGAAAACGGATTTAAGATACTACGAACGCAAGAAAATGAGGATAAACTTCTAGAagaaagaagaagaaaaagagaagcattaaaagaaaaattaaaaaacaTGGTTAAGgaaaatgaacaaaataaaaatgcGAGTGATATACTACAGAATGATCAGATAAATAAAGATTATAACAATGAAACTTTTTTGTTTAgtgaaaataaaaatgataatgttataataacaaaCGAAATACCATCTAATCCATCATATATCGACCAAAAgtaaatgaaaatatgacatatcaatatatatatatatatatatatatatatgtatgtttacttatttttttatttacttatatatttttttatgtttattttatttttatcagTGATGCGGCCTGCATTTTTGCACCCAACAATGATGTTATTGAAGATACGTGCTCATCACTCTCATCAGATCATGAAATTATagaagaaaaacaaaataaagaaaaacCAGAAGCAGTGAAAGAATGTAGTGATTTGTAtaatgatttaaaaaaaaaaattgatgAAGAAAAGGCCAAAATTAGGtcatttataataaaacagAAAGAATTACATGAAAGATTAAAAAtggtaaaaaaaaaaaaaaaaaatttcattttaaatatatattaaagtaatttatatatatatatatatatatatatatatatgtgtattcttatttttatttgtagAATGTGGATGATAGTTTATATGTGAATAAAAGTAAGGGAAATGCAGATacacataataatttaacTAATAAGAAGAGTCCTcttaaaaatgaagaagatgaAATGAAAGAAGAGTACGATGAGGATAATGATGATTTTGATATGTTTTCCTGTGTACAAgcaaataaaaaaagaaaagttGAAAAAGTACATATAACTGATTATTACACAACAGGAAATAATGCAAATTTGTCAGATAATTGGAATGATTCAGAGGGATATTACAAGgttaataaaatatatatgtattttataaatgtttttaaaaatatatctatatataacaatatgcttgtgtaaatataatatatatatatatatgtatatttttcttttttttttgaaggCTATGGTTGGCGAGGTTATTGATAAAAGATACAGTGTTGTGTGTGAACTGGTGGGGAAAGGTGTTTTTTCAAATGTATTAAAGTGTTATGATATGGTAAATAAAATTCCTGTAGCTGTAAAAGTTATTAGAGATAATGATATGATGAAAAAGGCTGcagaaaaagaaatatcTATTTTGAAGAAGTTAAATCAATATGATAAGGACAATAAAAGGCACATCATTCGTTTATTAAGtagtataaaatataaaaatcatTTATGTTTAGTATTTGAGTGGATGTGGGGTAACTTAAGAATAGCACTGAAAAagtaagaaaaaaataaaatcaaatgataatatgtATGAGAAAATGGTTGCcacattttatattaaaaacgagatattatatatatatatatatcttctttttttttttttttgaaagGTATGGAAATGGACATGGACTAAACGCAACAGCCGTTCATTGTTACACAAAGCAATTATTTATTGCCCTAAGACATATGAGAAAATGTCGAATAATGCATGCTGATCGTAAGTACACATTTATAGTgcaaaaaaataaaaaataaaaaataaaaaataaaaaataaaaaactaTATTTAAAGTGTGACATAGctgtatatatatatatatatatatatatatatatttttttttttatagtaAAACCGgataatattcttattaatgaaaaatttaaCGCCTTAAAAGTTTGCGATTTAGGAAGTGCAAGTGATATATcagaaaatgaaattaCGTCATATTTAGTTAGTAGATTTTATAGAGCACCTGAAATTATTTTGGGTTTTCGATACGACGCTCAGATTGATGTATGGTCAGCTGCTGCAACTGTTTTTGAATTGGCAACGGGTAAAATATTGTTTCCGGTAAGgtgataaaaattattgaGAACTTTTACAATATTAATGTTGAATGttatgaataaaatttaatacgttaatacatataataaaatacttgtatatacatatatatatatatatatatatatatatatatgtgtgttatacatatttttatttattttagGGTAAATCAAATAATCATATGATAAAACTGATGATGGAATATAAAGGCAAATTTTCAcataaaatgataaaagGTGGGCAATTTTATTCTCAACAttttaatgaaaatttaGATTTTCTTTATGTGGATAGAGATCATTATTCCAAAAAAGAAGTTGTTAGAGTTATATCTGATTTGAGACCTAcgaaaaatataacatgtGATTTATTGGAGCATCAATATTGGTTGAAGGGTGAgtaaaaagaaagaaaaatcaaaaaaagaacataaaaatattatgcacaaaaattatatgtatgtgcatatatttgtaatatattttatatgtcactgtgatattttaattatgaCATAAACTATGTTGTTTATCAAGTTGGCATAAAAtggtaatatatatatatatatattttttattttttaggAAATAGTCCTAAAATGCaatttttgaaaaaaaaaataaaacaacTAGGAGATTTATTAGAGAAATGTTTAATTCTAGATCCATCTAAACGATATACTCCAGATCAAGCTTTACAACATCCTTATTTAAGAGAATCTATTCATTTTTCAAAATCTCAAAATGAATAAGAAAGGAGGAAATAAAAGGacttctttttttatatatttaattatcATGTAATTGAACtataatatgtatgtataaataaatatttgaatatatatatatatatatatataaatgtatgAATATACGTATAAATAAATCCATACATTTTgtgattttttttttttttattatttcttctacatatatatatatatatatatatatatatatatatatctatgCATAGTTGTATGtgcatatttttataaaccTATTTTCACcttgttattttttaacatttattatttgtattttatatttcttaatttttttgtcGAAAGAACATCAATTATGCTACAtggattttttttttgaaatgATATTTCATAAATTGTACAGATTAATGGAAATTCGGTTTTCAATTGATGATACTCCAAAACATCGTATACTTCTTTTGTTGTATCAATCCCCTGTGGTAATATTAAtaaggaatatataataaaaatacaagaaaaaaaaaaatatatatatatatatatatatatatatataaatttttatgagattttttatatatattataccTGAAGTTTTTGCCCATTTAATAATTCCGCTTCTATTAATTCCCATGAATCTCTCCCTTTTCTCTTTGCAAATTCCTTTGCACACTTAAAATTTCTTCCTCCCAAGCATGTGGTTATAAGATCCGCTAGTCCGCAACTGTCTAAAAAGGTTTCCTGaatgaacaaataaataggcatatacatttatatgtatttatatatatatatatgtgtatttatttatttgtttattaattcatttaatataattacttatttatatatttatatctattGTTTGATATGCTAATATGTATATCATTTATcatgttatataattttttcttttcatgGATCCTTTTCTTACATCCAAAACGTTAGGAAAAAACATTTTAGCAAATTTTTTCATCTCTTCTAAACCAATTCGAATAATAGCCGATTTTGTATTATAGCTAGCTGTTAATCCATCTATAAATCCAACCCCTAAGGctataacattttttagAGCTCCACATATCTACTTcaaagaaatatatatatatatattgatttatttattttataaattattttttaaaatgaaaagtGTTATAAAAGGATTACTTCTACTCCTGGTTTATCTTGTATACAATTAACTTTAAAATACGTCCTATCAAATAGATTTTGCCATATGACCtcatttccttttttttcaaaacCTATAGTACTTTCACTGAAGTGTTCACGAGATAATTCCTACGATTTTATAGAAATGTATGcaatatgtatatatgtatattttatttttgaagaaaatataaattttattgAAAAACCATGTCTTtacaaaatgaatatatgtCAAAAAGTATACACTTCATAAAAACACTTCTTcagatatatatttttaattttattacttCTGCTATGTTTGATCCTGACAAAGCCAAACATTCAATATgcaattttttttctataatatCTGATAGTAGTTGAGGTTTTGACCTTACCATTTTAATACCTTTTATTAGACTAATGGCTCTTGCGTTTTTCTTaagattattattttgtacaATTTCATCAAGTACATTCTAAGAAAATAAGACAggaagaaatataatatttatatatttatacatgtttacatattatattatattattttatttttctgTATTACATCCAAGTATTGGTGTGgtaatacaaatattaacaAATCTGCATCATCAATAACTTCCTTCAAGTTTGAAATGGCTAGAATATTTTCAGGAATTTTCATTCctttcatatattttatgttttctttctttttattgATAATATCAGATAGCTTTTCTTCCTCCACAATTTCTTCTTTAACATACATTTTAACCTAAATCACAAAAgatgtataaatatatatatatatattaatatatgtatatttgcatatattttaattgacttgaataattttgatattatatttttaaaaatcatttttttttttatgtcttatatttctttatgCTTACAATTGgatgaaatatttttaactTTTGAGCGTTCATTCCAATAATTTTTGAAACGACTGTTCCCCAATTCCCACTACCAATAATAGATAccttttatataaaaaatagaaaaaagaaagtagaaatatgtataaataaatatatacatatatatatatatatatatataatgtatatattttttaattatattaccTTTAATGGTACATTACTTTGAGGATTTCCTATCAgagaatatttatttccTACATTAATCTGATTTACAGAAAAACATGTAATTGCTTGAAATATAAGgtagaaatataaaatggaaaatttcaacattttatttattcctacttttttatttatttatttaatatttacatatatatatatatatatatatatatatatatatatttatatgatcCTTAATAAAtgtgatatatttttaattatcaaaataataaaaaaaaaatctaCATAAACAATtcaaataatgaaatataattttttttttttttttataagcATACACCATAATTATAGtcctttttaaaaagaagtatgtgattatttaattaaaatttaattataataaaagaaaaaaaaagaaatacatatatgtcataaaaaatataaccGTTTGAAtgttgtattatatatgtattttattaaaatgtgttgttttttttttgtttttttaattcctgtgcatatataaaaaaagtatctttttataaatacataaaaaaataaaaaaaataaaaaattaaaaaaacatGTATTTATTATNNNNNNNNNNNNNNNNNNNNNNNNNNNNNNNNNNNNNNNNNNNNNNNNNNNNNNNNNNNNNNNNNNNNNNNNNNNNNNNNNNNNNNNNNNNNNNNNNNNNNNNNNNNNNNNNNNNNNNNNNNNNNNNNNNNNNNNNNNNNNNNNNNNNNNNNNNNNNNNNNNNNNNNNNNNNNNNNNNNNNNNNNNNNNNNNNNNNNNNNNNNNNNNNNNNNNNNNNNNNNNNNNNNNNNNNNNNNNNNNNNNNNNNNNNNNNNNNNNNNNNNNNNNNNNNNNNNNNNNNNNNNNNNNNNNNNNNNNNNNNNNNNNNNNNNNNNNNNNNNNNNNNNNNNNNNNNNNNNNNNNNNNNNNNNNNNNNNNNNNNNNNNNNNNNNNNNNNNNNNNNNNNNNNNNNNNNNNNNNNAAAAATAAAAGTGCATAGACACATAatcaaatattttgtttataaatgttatgatattatatccttctttttttgttattattatttatttattatttttttttttttgtcatttgtatgaaatatatatatatatatatgtatataatattatttctttttattaaatagaaaaattatttgcACTTATGAATTATGGacagaaaataaatatttcaaaaaaaaaaaaaaaaatataaacattttctatttatatcatatatatatatatatatatatatatttatttatttatttatcgtttttatttattatctcctttttttttatgatgTCTAAATAATTATAGT of the Plasmodium reichenowi strain SY57 chromosome 11, whole genome shotgun sequence genome contains:
- a CDS encoding serine/threonine protein kinase, putative, whose translation is MSKDKRNWFASNSFDSSNDEKKSKNGNKIYKSKHEENSPDGDSYKINNNEKEKSKEKLKKDQKKKSKEIYNSFNSPNSTSSDSDENGLHLNFSNASSSSSENGFKILRTQENEDKLLEERRRKREALKEKLKNMVKENEQNKNASDILQNDQINKDYNNETFLFSENKNDNVIITNEIPSNPSYIDQNDAACIFAPNNDVIEDTCSSLSSDHEIIEEKQNKEKPEAVKECSDLYNDLKKKIDEEKAKIRSFIIKQKELHERLKMNVDDSLYVNKSKGNADTHNNLTNKKSPLKNEEDEMKEEYDEDNDDFDMFSCVQANKKRKVEKVHITDYYTTGNNANLSDNWNDSEGYYKAMVGEVIDKRYSVVCELVGKGVFSNVLKCYDMVNKIPVAVKVIRDNDMMKKAAEKEISILKKLNQYDKDNKRHIIRLLSSIKYKNHLCLVFEWMWGNLRIALKKYGNGHGLNATAVHCYTKQLFIALRHMRKCRIMHADLKPDNILINEKFNALKVCDLGSASDISENEITSYLVSRFYRAPEIILGFRYDAQIDVWSAAATVFELATGKILFPGKSNNHMIKLMMEYKGKFSHKMIKGGQFYSQHFNENLDFLYVDRDHYSKKEVVRVISDLRPTKNITCDLLEHQYWLKGNSPKMQFLKKKIKQLGDLLEKCLILDPSKRYTPDQALQHPYLRESIHFSKSQNE
- a CDS encoding glycerol-3-phosphate dehydrogenase, putative; amino-acid sequence: MLKFSILYFYLIFQAITCFSVNQINVGNKYSLIGNPQSNVPLKVSIIGSGNWGTVVSKIIGMNAQKLKIFHPIVKMYVKEEIVEEEKLSDIINKKKENIKYMKGMKIPENILAISNLKEVIDDADLLIFVLPHQYLDNVLDEIVQNNNLKKNARAISLIKGIKMVRSKPQLLSDIIEKKLHIECLALSGSNIAEELSREHFSESTIGFEKKGNEVIWQNLFDRTYFKVNCIQDKPGVEICGALKNVIALGVGFIDGLTASYNTKSAIIRIGLEEMKKFAKMFFPNVLDETFLDSCGLADLITTCLGGRNFKCAKEFAKRKGRDSWELIEAELLNGQKLQGIDTTKEVYDVLEYHQLKTEFPLICTIYEISFQKKNPCSIIDVLSTKKLRNIKYK
- a CDS encoding hypothetical protein (conserved Plasmodium protein, unknown function), coding for MNKLNFEKKKKNGDTSECEKSQDSDDEIMVVNRKIKSKIYLTPDKKKKNEVKNNHQVKKMYTNTFQSNDNIHSKGTNIRSIKNLSSFHVHNKDYKLNKNVTSIIMDQKDKNDINRSSKKKHENKTALESIMKTGINTLQSNEKKVDIYEQNVETKENDLSNNEIYISDDIKKEVNKNNHNNNYSRDGNINQNKSNNNKNYYTSYGEIIHDENVKCGQNNTIKDVNEQKKKNFYYNSETNKDDSYTLNHNISTIKDNNYINTQSSSLIKFDDFALEEINKELEKLIEEENDIQEKLIYLTDKELDITIKLKNIKHKKNIQEIENKKKEYQGEYLT